DNA sequence from the Devosia lacusdianchii genome:
CGGCCATTGCAGCGCACGCCGCTGCCCGACACCGAATAGGTGCCCCGTTGTTGCAGGCAGAACTCGAACCGGTAATGCCCATAGATGCGGTTATTGCTGCGATAGCACCCGGAAACGAGCGCCCCGCCAGGCAAATCCGGAACGATGACGCGCGTGTCGTTGCTCTGCGCCAGAGCCGCTCCACCGAGCACCATGCCGCTCAGAATGGCGGCGATGAGACCAAAATATCGAACGAATCCATGCATTTGCCTTCTCCCCACAAGTCGGTGAGACGACTATGAACCTCGTGCCGCGCAAAGCAAAGGGGAGCCGGTGTTTCCACCAGCTCCCCTTCAGCATTCTATGAAAGCGATCAGCCCTCGGCGGCGATCTGCTCGTTGGCCACCTGCACGAGCTGCAGCATCTTCTGCCGAATCACGTCGTCACCAACATTGAGGCCCTTGGCCTTGAGATCGCCGGCAACCTTGCGGAACACGTCCTCGTCGCCCGCTTCCTCGAAATCAGCGGCCACAACATCGGCGGCATAGGCCTTGGCCTCGTCACCGGTCAGGCTCATCAGCTCGGCGGCCCAGATGCCCACCAGCTTGTTGCGGCGGGCTTCCGCCTTGAACTTCTTTTCGGCGTCGAAGGCGAACTTGGCTTCCTGGCCCTTCTGCCGATCCTCGAACTGGCTCATGCAACTCTCCCACTTGGCTCTCTAATTGCCGCCTCTCCGGCGCTTGCCAACCGACATAGGCGGTTCAAGCAGCCAAATCAATTGCCGCGGTCGCGCTGCGACCTTATGCACGGCACGCAAGGCCCCCTCATGCGAAAGAGCTTGCAATTTTGCCCTGTTCTGGCGCATGAAGCGGCCAAATTCTCCCTCCTTTCAACGGTCCCGGATTCCCAATGAACCGTCGTCGCAAAATCTACGAGGGCAAGGCCAAGATCCTCTTCGAAGGTCCTGAGCCGGGCACTCTGGTTCAGTATTTCAAGGACGACACCACGGCCGGTGACGGCGCCCGCCACGAAGTCATCGACGGCAAGGGCGTCCTGAACAACCGCATTTCCGAGTTCGTGTTCACCAAGCTCAATGGCTTGGGCATCCCGACTCACTTCATTCGTCGCATCAACATGCGTGAGCAGTTGATCAAGGAAGTCGAGATCATTCCGCTCGAGATCATCGTCCGCAACTTCGCGGCCGGTTCGCTGGTGAAGCGCCTGGGTCTTGAGCCCGGCACCCAGCTGCCGCGGTCGATCATCGAGTTCTGCTACAAAGATGACGCTCTGCATGACCCCATGGTCAGCGAAGAGCACATCACCGCCTTCGGCTGGGCCACTCCGGCTGAGCTCGACGACATCATGAGCCTCGCCATCCGCGTCAACGACTTCCTGACCGGCCTGTTCATGGGCGTCGGCATCCAGCTCGTCGATTTCAAGATCGAATGCGGACGCCTCTACGAGGGCGACCTCATGCGCATCGTGCTGGCCGACGAGATCAGCCCCGATAGCTGCCGCCTGTGGGACGTCAAGACCCGCAACAAGATGGACAAGGACCGCTTCCGCGAGAACCTTGGCGGCCTGATCGAGAACTATCGCGAAGTCGCCCAGCGGCTTGGCATTCTCGTCGAAACCGAAAACGCGCTGACCACCGGTCCGCGCCTCGTTCAGTAGCATATCGGGAGCATACCCAATGAAGGCGCGCGTCACGGTCACCCTCAAGGCCGGCGTTCTTGACCCCCAGGGCCAGGCGATCGAAGGATCGCTCAAGGGCCTGGGCTTTCCGGGTGTTGCATCCGTGCGACAGGGGAAGGTCTTTGACCTTACCCTGGACGGAACCGATGAGGCGGCGGCTCGTTCCCAGTTGACCAGCATGTGTGAAAAGCTGCTGGCCAATACTGTGATCGAAAACTACGCGATCGAAATCTCAAATTAACGCCTCACGGCTACTCTATTCGTCGCGCCGAGAGTTGGCGCAGGACCATTTTGCCATGCTCAAAACCATCTCGCTCTCGGTCATGTTCGTCGCGACCCTCGGCCTTCTTTTTGCCGCCTACGCGTCGGTGCCAGTCTAAGAAGCAGACCCGCCAGGCATCAGAGACGCCTGGAAGAATTAATCTAGCGCTGACTGTTTCTTAACTCCGGCTGGCTAGCTTCAGATCGAACTGATCTTGAGCAGCATCGGCGGTTTCCTTGGTCGCGTTTGGACGTTATTTGCTTTCGGCCGGGGCAGCGACTTGCGTCGACGTGGCGCTCGTTCAGTTACTGCTCGCTTTCGAGTTTTCCCGTATGCCTTGGCTCTACGGCGCGGTCATTGCCGCGGGCGCGACCTGCGGCATGGCGGTGAATTTCCTGGTTTCGCGGCGCTTTGTCTTCGCTGCCGACCAACGATCGGCCCCCAAACAGTTGGCAAGCTTCGTCGCCGTTTCGCTCACTACATTGCTGCTGCGCCTTGCGGTGGCCTACGGGTTGGTCGGGCTATTCGGCCTGCCCCTTTTCGGCTGGATTAACACGCTGCCCACTACCGCCCCCGCCGAACGTCTCGCCCACCTCGCGGCTGTCGGGCTGGTCACCGTCTATTCCTTCTTTGCCCACAAGCACATCTCCTTCGGTGGAGGCTTCCAGGCCCTGTTCTCCAACCGGTCGGCGGTGCGTCCATGAACGTTGAAACACTCGTAATCGGCGCTGGCCCTGCTGGCCTCACCACCGCCTATGAGCTGACCAAGGCTGGACGCAGCGTTACGATCGTCGAGCGTGATCCGGTCTATGTGGGCGGCATTTCCCGCACCGTGAACTACAAGGGCTATCGCTTCGACATAGGTGGCCACCGCTTCTTCTCCAAAAGCGCCGAAGTCGAGGCCTGGTGGACCGAGATCATGGGAGACGAACTGCTGCAGCGCCCCCGATCAAGCCGCATCTACTATAGCGGTAAGCTGTTCGATTATCCGCTGCGCGCTGGCGACGCGCTGAGCAAGCTGGGTCCGATCGAGGCCCTGCGCTGTGTCATTTCCTACGCATTGGCCCAGGCGCGTCCCCACCGCAACGTCGTCAGTTTCGAGCAGTGGGTGGTCAATAATTTCGGTCGTCGCCTGTTCCAGATCTTCTTCAAGACCTACACTGAGAAAGTGTGGGGCATGGACTGTTCCGAAATCTCTGCCGATTGGGCCGCGCAGCGCATCAAGGGGCTCAATCTTTATCAGGCCATCGTTCAGAGCTTCGGTATAGGCAAGCGTTCCTCCGGAGGCGACGCCGTCATCAAGACGCTGATCAACAGCTTCCGCTACCCCCGCCTGGGACCAGGCCAGATGTGGGAGCGCGTCCGCGACAGGGTCGTCGATGCGGGCGGCACTGTCATGATGGGCTCGACCATCACCGCCATCAGCCAGCACTCCGGCACGGGCAAGTGGATTGCTGTTGTCACGGATGCCAACGGCAAGGAAACCAGGGTCACTGCCGACCACGTCGTCTCAACCGCCGCGATCAACGAACTCGTCCGCATGCTGGGCGCAGATAGCGATCCAGCGGTGGCCGCCGCATCGGCCGGTCTGCGCTACCGCGACTTCCTCATCGTCGGGCTCATCGCCCGCGGCAAGGAGCGTTTCGACGACAATTGGATCTACATCCATGATCCCGGCGTCAAAGTCGGTCGAATCCAGAACTTCAAGTCGTGGTCGCCCGATATGGTGCCCAATACCGATACAGCCTGCTACGGGATGGAATACTTCTGCAACGCCGGCGACGACACCTGGAACATGAGTGATGCCGATCTCATCGCTCGGGCCAGGGCGGAAATCGGCAGACTGGGTCTGGTTTCGCCAGAAGATATCACCGACGGCTCGGTCGTCCGACAGCCCAAGGCCTACCCCGTGTACGACGACACCTACAAATTGAACGTCGATACCATTGCAGAAGGCCTCGATGATCGATTTACGAACCTGCACCTGGCTGGCCGAAACGGCATGCACAAGTACAACAACCAGGACCATGCGATGATGACGGGCATGCTGACGGCCCGCAACATCATCGCCGGCACCAGGGTCTTCGACATCTGGACCGTGAACGAGGACGCCGAATACCACGAGGCCGGTGACACTCCGCAAGAACTCGGTGAGCGCCTTGTTCCCCGCCGCGTCGCCTGACCTCGCAAGCGCGGCCGAATCCGCGAAGCTGACCAGAACTGACGATCTCGTCAGCCTCGTCCTTGTGCTCGCCTACGCCGTCGTCGAAATCGCCTTGTTTGCCGGCCACACGCCATGGCGGGATGAGGCGCAGGCGTGGCTGCTGGCCGAGACTTTGTCGCGGCCCATGGATTTTCTCATTATTCCCGCCGAGGGGCATCCTCCGCTGTGGTTCTGGCTCTTGCGGGCCCTTTCGACCCTCTTCAGCTTTGAGCAGGCTCGTTACTTGACGTTGACGGTCGCCATCTTGAACGCGTTGCTTCTCTGGCGGGTATTGCGCGGTCAGGTGCTGCTATTGGCACTTGTGCTATGCAATAGCGTCATCCTGCTGCAATGGGGCTACCATTTCCGGCCGTACAGCCTTGTTCTGACGACCATTCTCGCTGCCCTTCTTCTCGATCGCAGCGGACGCGGCGTCGCGGCCACCTGGGTATTGGCGATCGGCTGCGGTCTTCACTTCTTCACCGGTTTCGTCTTTGCGCTGTGGCTGCTCTTGCAATGGCGTCGTGGCATCGGCGTCACGAGGTTGATCGGACCGTCGGTGCTGGCAGCGGCATTTGGCGCCAGTGCCCTCATCTCTGGAATGAACAATCCGGAGGCCAGCTCAAACCTGGCGAACCTCATTCCGGGCACACTCGACAATCTGTCCTGGTGGATGCCGGGCGACAACTATCGCCACCCCGTCGCAAGCCTCGCTTATGTCGGTCTGCTCGCCCTCGGCCTCTGGCGCAGCCCATTCATCCTAGGCGCATTGTTGATAGCGACCGTCGCATTCGCTGCCGGCACGGCAGTTGTCTATGGCGAACACCCGTGGCACGCCGCGTTCATAATGGTAATGGCAATCACCGCCTTTGTCGCCGCCGGCACGAAAGCACAAGCTCTGGCGCTGGCTCTCGTCCTGCTCCCGAACGCCGTAGTGGGCATGTCCAACGTGCGGAATTCGCTCCAGTACCACCCGAGCGGCGACATCGATATCTACCGCAGCGTCCAGGCCGACGCCGGCATGACGATCATTCCGACCCAGCAACTGGTTGCCTGGCCCGACTATATGCTGGCCTCGGCCGCCGCCAGCGAGGAGTTCACCTATCGCAGCGGCAACAACGGTGCCACGCTGGGACCCATAGATTGGCGCACCCGCGTCCGCACAGCAATCGACCCCGGTCTCACAACCTTGCCCACACCCTATTGGCTGGTATGCAAGGACTGCCCCCAGATACTCGACTTCATCGCCGCTTCAGGTCGCACCCCCACACCAGTTGGCTCGGCCCTGAACTTCAGCGACGGTCACATTTATGCTTTCCGCATCGATTGATCGTGTTTAGCTAAATCCTTACCAGTTAAGCACTTCTCTTAAGCCTGTCGCGAAGTCGTTATGCGCGGGCAACGAGCTTGGCTCTATTATGCGCTCCACAAACTTGCGGAGTGCGGCCATGTCGGCAGATGCGAAACGGCTCGATTGGGTGGATATGGCCAAGGGCCTTTCCATCTTCCTCGTCGTCATGATGTATTGCGCCTCGAGCATAGGCGAGGATACCGGCCAGACCGGGTTCCTGCACTGGTCCATCGCCTTCGCCACGCCATTCCGCATGCCCGAGTTTTTCCTGATCTCCGGACTGTTTCTGTCACAGGTGATCGCCCGCCCCTGGCGCGCCTTCGCTGATCGCCGGGTCGTGCACTACTTCTATTTCTACGCGCTGTGGGCGGTCATCCATATCGTCTTCAAGATCGCCCTGCTCGGTCGCGACCCCATCGGCGCCGCGAGCTACACGGCCTGGGGCCTGATCGAGCCCTATGGCGTCTTGTGGTTTATCTACATGCTCGCCGTCTTCGGCGCGGTCACCAAGCTGCTGTTCGAGCTTCGCGCGCCGCACTGGGCTGTACTCGCGGTCGCCGCAGGCCTGCAAATGGCCGGCATCCATACCGGCAGCTACGTCATCGACCAGTTCGCCACCTACTTCGTCTATTTCTACGCCGGCTACGTCTTTGCCCCCCAGCTCTTCCGCCTCGCCGATTGGGCCGTCGACCACGTCGGCCTGGCTCTGGCTGGTCTTGCCGCATGGGCTGTCGCCAACGCCGTCCTGGTGTTTGCGGGTGGCTTCGTCATGGGCCCGGTCCACATCCAGATGGGCTATGCGGCGCTGCCTGGTGTCCACCTGGCGCTGGCCCTAACAGGCACCTCGGCACTCTGCGTCATCGCTGCGCTGCTGACGCGCCTGCCCTGGATGGCCTGGCTGCAGTGGCTGGGCACCAAATCGCTGATCATCTACCTCGCCTTCGTCCTGCCCATGGGCATCGCCCGCACCGTGCTGCTCAAGGTCGGCGTTACCGATCCGAACCTGCTGAGCCTTGTCACCATGGTCGTTTCCATCGGCTCGCCGCTCATCCTGTGGTGGCTGGTGCAGCGCACAGGCCTCGGCAAGTTCCTGTTCGAACGTCCCGCCTGGGCGCATCTGCCCGGCACTTTGCGCGCGCGGCACCCGCGTGGCGAGGCAGTCGCGTCGCCCGCCGAGTAGTGTCGCCGCCAGATTTGGATCGCGAGGGCCGGGATATCCAATCTCGGCCCTTGCCTTTTTTGCCAAGACTCACCAAAAGGGCCTCGCAACTCCTGACATAGCGAGGACTAGCCGATGAAATCCGCCGTCATCGTCTTCCCCGGGCTCAATCGCGACCGCGACATGATCGCGGCGCTGACCAAGGTTTCCGGCACTGCCCCAGCCACGGTCTGGCACCAGGATGCCGACCTGCCCGATGTCGACCTGATCGTGATCCCTGGCGGCTTCTCCTACGGCGATTATCTCCGCTGCGGCGCCATTGCCGCGCGCTCGCCGATCATGGACCGCGTCCGCGACCGTGCTGCTGCCGGCGTCAAGGTGCTCGGCGTCTGCAATGGCTTCCAGATCCTGCTCGAAGCCGGCCTCCTCCCCGGCGCGCTGATGCGCAACCAGTCGCTCAAATTCGTCTGCCGCGAGGTCAAGCTCGAAGTCACCAATGCCGACACCGCCTTCACCCGCGGCTACGCGCAGGGCCAGGTGTTCCGGTGCCCCGTCGCCCATCATGACGGCAACTATTTCGCCGATAGCGAAACGCTCGCCCGCCTCGAAGGCGATGGCCGCGTCGCCTTTCGCTACGCCGAGGGCACCAATCCCAACGGCTCCATCAACGACATCGCCGGCATCTTCAACGAGCAAAAGAATGTGCTGGGCCTGATGCCCCACCCCGAAAACCTGATCGAATCCGCCCACGGCGGCGACGATGGGCGGGCCCTGTTCTCCGGGCTGCTGGGCGAGGCCGCATAATGAGCGTGCGCGCGCCGGTCAATCCGCGGCGCCTGCTCCCCTGGCTCGGGCTCGCATTCGGTGCGGCTGGCCTGGGTCTGCAATTTATGCTGTCCATGCAACTGGCCTTCGCCAACGGGCGCGACTTCCCCGGCTTTCTCGGACATTTCTTCGCCTACTACACCATACTGACCAATGTCGTTCTGGTCCTGATTTACCTGTCCGAAGTCCTGCCCGCCGCCTGGCTTGAGCTGTTCCGCAGCCCGGTCGTGCGCGGCATGATGGCCGCCAATATCGCCCTAGTCGGCCTTTACGTGTTCTTCGTGCTGCGACACCTGGCGGTGCTCGAAGGCCCGGACCTGCTGGCCGATAACATCCTTCACTACCTCAATCCCACACTCTACATCCTGTGGTGGGTCGCCGCTCAGCGCCACGGCGTGCTGCGCTGGGCCAACCTGCCCATCATGCTGGTGCCCACTCTGGTCTATTTCATCTATGCGATGGCCCGTGGCGTCTGGGTGCAGGAATACCCCTACCCCATCCTCAACGCGATCAAGCTGGGCTATGGTCAGGTTCTGATCAACGCGGCCTACATGACCATCGGCCTCACGGTGCTACTGGCCATCGTCATTGGGCTGGATCAGGTCCTGTCCCGCCGCTGGAACGTGGTCCATGACTGACGCTGCGCACCTGATGAGCGTTGCGATCCTGATCTTCCCCGATGTGGAAGAGCTCGATTTCGTGGGTCCCTGGGAAGTTTTCACCATGGCCAAGCTCCTCGGCGCACCGCTTTCGGTGTTCACGCTGGGTTGGCCCGATAGCAACATCACCTGCGCAAAGGGCCTAAAGGTCACCGCCGACTATCCCTTCGCCGATGCGCCGCACGCCGACATCGTGCTGGTGCCCGGCGGCAAGGGCACTCGGGTGCTAGCTCAGGATGACGGCTTCAACACCGCCCTGCGCCCCTATCTGGCGGCAGCGACCTGGCAAACCTCGGTCTGCACTGGCTCAGCTCTATTGGCGCGCGCTGGTTTCCTCGAAGGCCGGCGCGCCACCACTAATCGCGGCGCCCTCGATTTCCTGCGCGCCCATGCGCCACACACCTACATCCTTGACGAACGCTACGTGCATGACGGCAGCGTGGTAACCAGCGCCGGCGTCTCGGCCGGTATCGATATGTCGCTTTGGCTTGTCGGGCACCTGTTCGGCGAGGACCTCGCCCGCTCGACCCAGACCCGCATGGAATATTTTCCAGAGCCTCCCTACGGAAAAACCTCTTGATGACCTACCAGAACAACATCGAAATCACGCCGCAGCTCGTGGCCGACCATGGCCTCAAGCCCGACGAGTTCGAGAAGATCGTGTCCCTGATCGGTCGTCAGCCGACCTATACCGAGCTCGGCATCTTCTCGGCGATGTGGAACGAGCACTGCTCGTACAAGTCGTCCAAGAAGTGGCTGAAGACCCTGCCGACGACGGGTCCGCGCGTCATCCAGGGTCCCGGGGAAAATGCCGGCGTCGTCGATATCGGCGACGGTCAGGCCGTGGTCTTCAAGATGGAATCGCACAACCATCCGAGCTTCATCGAGCCCTATCAGGGTGCGGCGACCGGCGTTGGCGGCATCCTGCGTGACGTCTTCACCATGGGCGCCCGTCCGGTCGCAGCGATGAACGCGCTGCGCTTCGGCTCCCCCGACCATGAAAAAACCCGCCATCTCGTCTCCGGCGTCGTGGCTGGCGTCGGCGGCTATGGCAATGCCTTTGGCGTCCCGACTGTGGGCGGCGAGGTCGAGTTCGACGAGCGCTATAACGGCAATATCCTGGTCAACGCCTTCGCGGCCGGCCTCGCCGATACCGACAAAATCTTCTACTCCAAGGCCGAAGGCGTCGGCCTGCCCGTCGTCTATCTCGGCGCCAAGACCGGGCGTGACGGCGTTGGTGGCGCCACCATGGCTTCGGCTGAATTCGGCGGCGATATCGACGAAAAGCGCCCAACCGTTCAGGTCGGCGACCCCTTCACCGAGAAGCGCCTGCTCGAAGCCTGCCTCGAATTGATGGCCACCGGCGCCGTCATCGCCATCCAGGACATGGGTGCGGCCGGCCTCACCTGCTCAGCCGTCGAAATGGGCGCCAAGGGCGACCTCGGCATCGAGCTCGACCTCGACAAGGTGCCGGTGCGCGAAACGCATATGACGCCCTACGAGATGATGCTCAGCGAAAGCCAGGAGCGCATGCTCATGGTGCTGCATCCCGAGAAGGAGGCGGAAGCCCGCGCCGTCTTCGAGAAGTGGGAACTCGATTTTGCCACCGTCGGCCACACCACCGATGACTTGCGCTTCCGGGTGAAATGGCAGGGTGAGGAAGTCGCCAACCTGCCGATCAAGGAACTCGGCGACGAGGCGCCCGAATATGATCGGCCGTGGACGCCATCTGTCCCCGCCCCGGCCCTCGCCGCCGATGACATCCCACAGATGGATGTCGCCGATGCGCTGCTAAAGCTCATGGGCAGCCACCAGATCGCGTCGCGCCGCTGGGTCTATGAGCAGTATGACACCCTGATCCAGGGCAATTCATTGCAACGCCCGGGCGGCGATGCCGGCGTCATCCGCGTCGAGGGCCACCCCACCAAGGGCCTGGCCTTCACCTCCGACGTCAATCCGCGCTATTGCGAGGCCGACCCCTATGAGGGCGGCAAGCAGGCCGTCGCCGAAGCCTGGCGCAACCTGACCGCCACCGGTGCCGAGCCGCTGGCCGCCACCGACAATCTCAACTTCGGCAATCCGGAACGCCCGGAAATCATGAGCCAGCTCGTCCATGCCATCAAGGGCATCGGCGAAGCCTGCCGTGCGCTCGACTTCCCCATCGTCTCGGGCAACGTCTCGCTCTACAACGAAACCAATGGCCGCGGCATCCTGCCGACCCCGACCATTGGCGGCGTCGGCCTGCTGCCCGATTGGAACAAGATGGCCCGTATCGGCTTCGCCGCCGAAAACCAGGTCATTCTGCTCGTTGGTTCGCCCGCCACGCGCGGCACCCATCTGGGCCAGTCCATCTACCTGCGCGACCTCTTCGGCCGTCGCGACGGCTCTGCGCCGCCGGTCGATCTGGCCCATGAGCGCCGCACCGGCGACTTCGTCCGCAAGCTGATCCGGTCCGGCATCGCCACGGCCGTTCACGACCTGTCCGATGGCGGCCTGGCCGTCGGCCTCGCCGAAATGGCCATCGCCTCGGGCATCGGCGCAACGGTCGTCGATCTGGTCGAGCATGATCCGATCCTGCAATATTTCGGCGAAGATCAGGGGCGCTACCTCGTGACCATCAATCTCGACCCGCAAGGCGACGAGATTACCGACCTGTGGCGCGAGAGCGACGCCCTCGGCGTCTTCTGCCCGTGGATCGGCACCACCGGCGGCACGGACCTGATTCTGGGCGAGGCTCGCGCTATCCCGGTCGCCACGCTCAAGACGGCACATGAAGGCTGGTTCCCCAGCTACATGGATGGCGCTGCTGCTTAATTAACATTGCCGCCTTATGATCGCCGCTCTTTGGAGTGTTCTCACACTCAAGGGGCGGCGTCACTTTTTCGGAGACTACGATGAACCTTCGTCCGGCAATTGGCGGCCTTGTGGCCCTGTCTCTCGGCTTGCTGCCGGCCGTAGCCCTGGCTCAAAGCGTCAATGTCAGTCGTTCCATTCTCGCCAACCAGCCCTACACCCTCATCTACCCCGACACGATGATCGCTTCGGGGGAGGCGGGCGGCACCGTCACCATCAATCACCCGAATGCCCCGCTGCAATGCGATTTGACCATAGTGCCGGTCGAAGACACCGAATGGACGGCCGAAAACGCGCTGGCTTCGCTCGACGACGGCGAAGTGACCGCGAGCTGGGCCGAGACCTTTGCCGGCTTCACGTTGGGCACCAAGGCCACCACGGCCTACCAGAGCGGTACTGCATTGATCTACGAAGGCACCAGCACCGACTCGCCCATGGGCGTACCGTTGACCATCGTCCATACCGAAACCGTCGACGCAGGCCGCGGCTACACGCTCGATTGCCTGTTCGCCACCGACGTGGCCGCCCAGGCTCGCCCGATCGTCAACTTCATCGTCGCCAATTTCTCGACACGTTCCGACGCCGAATGCTGCATTGGCGCGACGGTGGACGAGCCGGCCAACCCCGCCCAATAGGGGAGTTTAGTCAGGCCCGTATTGAAGCGGCCTCCGCCCTGCCATATCTTGCAGGAGTCGGCGGTCTTGCCGACGATACGAGGAGTTGAGCCATGCCAATGGATGCCAGCGAAATCGAGCGCCGGATCAAGGCAGCTCTCCCTGATGCCGATATCGATATCCGGGACCTGGCCGGAGACGGCGATCACTATGCTGCCACGGTGATCTCCGAGCAGTTCCGCGGCAAGTCGCGCGTGCAGCAGCACCAGATCGTCTATGCGGCCCTCCAGGGCGACATGGGCGGCGCTTTGCATGCCCTGGCCCTTCAGACCAGCGCCCCGGAATAGCCGTGTCGCTGCGCGACTCGCTTGATCTGATCCGCACGGTCCGCCCCGAGGCCGGCACCGCCGCCCTCGAGCACGAGATTCTCGCGGAGCGCGCCTCCTCGCTCAGCGGCGCCGAGCGTAAAGTCATAAGCACCATCGCGGCCCTGTCCGCCGGCGAAGGTGAACGGGCGACGATTCTCGCTGAAGCCCGGGAAGCCGTCTGGGCCTACTTCGTCCAACGCGAACTGATCGGCTTCCGCCGCCACAGTGACGTGATTCAAGAGCTGAACATTCCCCGCGAAGTCCTTGCCGGACTTGGCGCAATGACGAAACACAAAGCGTGACCCGCGCCGTCCTGCTCGATGTCGATGGCGTGCTGGTGCATGGCTATCACACGAACCCTGCTCGGGTCCGTCCTTGGGACAAGGACCTTTTGGCCGATACGGGCGTAGACCCCGATCGCTTCCGCCAGGAATTCATCTTCGATATCTTCGTCAAGAAGGTCATCGTTGGTGAAATGGCTCTACTCGATGCGCTTGAGCGCCGATTGCCACCGCTCGGTTATCGTGGCTCACCAATGGCGTTCGCCCACTACTGGCTCAATCAAGACAGCGTGCTTAACGAGCCACTGCTCAACAAGGTTCGCATCCTCAAGGCCCGCGACGACGTCCGCCTCTACATAGCGACCAATCAGGAACACCTGCGCGCCCACTGGCTCTGGAGCCATCTCGGCCTCAACCAGCTTTTCGAAGACATCTTCTACTCCGCGCGCATCGGCGCCCGAAAGCCCGATCCGAAATTCTATGCCTTCGTTGACAGCAAGATAGGAGCACCGAACGAACCGCCCCTGTTCTTCGACGACACCCCTGCGGTGATCGCAGGTGCCCGTGCCGCGGGTTGGGAAGCCGTGCAATTCGACACCATCGACGATTTCACTAGTCACCCCTGGATAGCAGCCCGGATTTGACGTTCAGGGCGCGTTCATTGGCAGGGCTTCTCGTTGCCGCCTTTTCTGCCCCGGCCCAGGCCGACGACATCGCCTGTTATGGCAGCGACAGCCACTTCGCCGTCTTTGTCAAACAAACCGCAGACCTTGATAGCTATGTCTATTTTGGCGAGCGCGAATATCTCGATGCGCCAATTCCATGCGGCGCCGACAGCATGGATTTGGCCTTCCTCAAGGCTGGCGAATCCATCGACCAATTTTTCGGTCTTTTCAGCAACCTTGCCGTCACCGGCTCCAGCACCGACCCGTTCACGATCATTTCCGTCTTCGAACTCCCCAAAACCGAGCCCATATACTCGGTCTGGGCACTGGATTACGTGGTCGGCCCCGGCGGCATTGTCTTCTTCGAGGAGACCGACACACCAGCCACGCCCGAAACCTGCCCAGAATATGAGAACTTCACGATGGGCGGCATGAGCGCAATCATGGCCGAGCAAAAACTCTATGATCT
Encoded proteins:
- the purL gene encoding phosphoribosylformylglycinamidine synthase subunit PurL, with the translated sequence MTYQNNIEITPQLVADHGLKPDEFEKIVSLIGRQPTYTELGIFSAMWNEHCSYKSSKKWLKTLPTTGPRVIQGPGENAGVVDIGDGQAVVFKMESHNHPSFIEPYQGAATGVGGILRDVFTMGARPVAAMNALRFGSPDHEKTRHLVSGVVAGVGGYGNAFGVPTVGGEVEFDERYNGNILVNAFAAGLADTDKIFYSKAEGVGLPVVYLGAKTGRDGVGGATMASAEFGGDIDEKRPTVQVGDPFTEKRLLEACLELMATGAVIAIQDMGAAGLTCSAVEMGAKGDLGIELDLDKVPVRETHMTPYEMMLSESQERMLMVLHPEKEAEARAVFEKWELDFATVGHTTDDLRFRVKWQGEEVANLPIKELGDEAPEYDRPWTPSVPAPALAADDIPQMDVADALLKLMGSHQIASRRWVYEQYDTLIQGNSLQRPGGDAGVIRVEGHPTKGLAFTSDVNPRYCEADPYEGGKQAVAEAWRNLTATGAEPLAATDNLNFGNPERPEIMSQLVHAIKGIGEACRALDFPIVSGNVSLYNETNGRGILPTPTIGGVGLLPDWNKMARIGFAAENQVILLVGSPATRGTHLGQSIYLRDLFGRRDGSAPPVDLAHERRTGDFVRKLIRSGIATAVHDLSDGGLAVGLAEMAIASGIGATVVDLVEHDPILQYFGEDQGRYLVTINLDPQGDEITDLWRESDALGVFCPWIGTTGGTDLILGEARAIPVATLKTAHEGWFPSYMDGAAA
- a CDS encoding BolA family protein, with translation MPMDASEIERRIKAALPDADIDIRDLAGDGDHYAATVISEQFRGKSRVQQHQIVYAALQGDMGGALHALALQTSAPE
- a CDS encoding DUF6665 family protein, which encodes MSLRDSLDLIRTVRPEAGTAALEHEILAERASSLSGAERKVISTIAALSAGEGERATILAEAREAVWAYFVQRELIGFRRHSDVIQELNIPREVLAGLGAMTKHKA
- a CDS encoding HAD-IA family hydrolase, with the protein product MTRAVLLDVDGVLVHGYHTNPARVRPWDKDLLADTGVDPDRFRQEFIFDIFVKKVIVGEMALLDALERRLPPLGYRGSPMAFAHYWLNQDSVLNEPLLNKVRILKARDDVRLYIATNQEHLRAHWLWSHLGLNQLFEDIFYSARIGARKPDPKFYAFVDSKIGAPNEPPLFFDDTPAVIAGARAAGWEAVQFDTIDDFTSHPWIAARI